One region of Corynebacterium capitovis DSM 44611 genomic DNA includes:
- the gmk gene encoding guanylate kinase produces MSDVATRGRLVVLAGPSAVGKSTVVSRLRTDVPNLYFSVSMTTRQPRPGEIDGVDYYFVSPEEFQRRIDAGEMLEWADIHGGLQRSGTPAGPVKESLEQGRPVLVEVDLAGARNIKLLLPEATLVFLAPPSWETLVERLTGRNTEPSEVIARRLETARLELQAQGEFDHVVVNEDVEDAVAEIAGILSGTTNNDE; encoded by the coding sequence GTGTCGGACGTGGCGACTCGGGGCCGGCTCGTTGTCTTGGCCGGCCCCTCCGCTGTCGGCAAATCAACGGTCGTGAGCCGTCTGCGCACCGACGTGCCGAACCTCTATTTCTCCGTGTCAATGACGACGCGTCAACCCCGGCCTGGGGAGATAGACGGCGTCGATTACTACTTCGTGAGCCCCGAAGAGTTTCAGCGGCGCATTGACGCCGGTGAGATGCTCGAGTGGGCCGACATCCACGGTGGATTGCAGCGCTCCGGTACCCCTGCAGGCCCCGTGAAAGAATCGCTTGAGCAGGGGCGCCCGGTCCTCGTTGAGGTTGACCTCGCGGGTGCGAGAAACATCAAACTTCTCCTGCCGGAGGCCACCTTGGTCTTCCTGGCGCCTCCGTCGTGGGAGACCCTCGTCGAGCGGTTGACAGGGAGGAATACGGAGCCCTCCGAGGTGATCGCGAGGCGGCTGGAGACCGCTCGCTTGGAATTACAAGCGCAGGGCGAGTTCGATCACGTCGTGGTCAACGAGGACGTTGAGGACGCTGTGGCGGAAATCGCAGGGATACTTTCCGGCACAACAAACAATGATGAATAA
- the rpoZ gene encoding DNA-directed RNA polymerase subunit omega, translated as MVYDTPDGITAPPIDELLMKVSSKYALVIFAAKRARQINSFYQEQDEGVFEFIGPLVNPEAGEKPLSIALREIQAGLLEHEEGQ; from the coding sequence ATGGTCTACGACACCCCGGACGGAATCACGGCCCCGCCTATCGACGAGCTGCTGATGAAGGTCTCCTCCAAGTACGCCTTGGTCATCTTTGCGGCCAAACGCGCTCGCCAGATCAACAGCTTCTACCAGGAGCAGGACGAGGGAGTGTTCGAGTTCATCGGCCCGTTGGTCAACCCTGAGGCGGGCGAGAAGCCCTTGTCAATCGCCCTGCGGGAAATCCAGGCGGGTCTTCTCGAGCACGAAGAAGGGCAATAG
- the mihF gene encoding integration host factor, actinobacterial type, giving the protein MALPQLTDEQRKEALAKAAEARKQRAELKASLKRGDTTLKDVLAKAESDEIVGKTKVSALLEALPKVGKVKAREIMEELEIAQTRRLRGLGERQRRALLERFNYTED; this is encoded by the coding sequence GTGGCCCTTCCACAGTTGACGGATGAGCAGCGCAAGGAAGCGCTTGCGAAGGCTGCCGAGGCGCGCAAGCAGCGTGCGGAGCTCAAGGCGTCCCTGAAGCGCGGAGACACCACGCTGAAGGATGTTTTGGCGAAGGCCGAGTCTGACGAGATCGTGGGCAAGACCAAGGTATCCGCACTCCTCGAGGCGCTCCCGAAGGTGGGCAAGGTCAAAGCCCGCGAAATCATGGAAGAACTTGAGATCGCTCAGACTCGCCGGCTGCGCGGGCTCGGTGAGCGCCAGCGTCGCGCACTGCTCGAGCGTTTCAACTACACCGAGGATTAA